From Lepus europaeus isolate LE1 chromosome 3, mLepTim1.pri, whole genome shotgun sequence, a single genomic window includes:
- the LOC133755761 gene encoding RLA class I histocompatibility antigen, alpha chain 11/11-like isoform X1: MGSMAPRTLLLLLAGALALTETWAGSHSLRYYSTAMSRPGLGEPRFIAVGYVDDTQFVRFDSDAENPRMEPRAPWMRQVEPGYWDRNTRNAKSNEQTFRVGLNTLRGYYNQSAAGSHTIQVMYGCEVGADGRLLRGYSQEAYDGADYLALNEDLRSWTAADTAAQISRRKREASGAAELFRAYVEGECVEWLRRHLEMGKETLQRTDPPKAHVTHHPASDREATLRCWALGFYPAEISLTWQRDGEDQTQDTELVETRPGGDGSFQKWAAVVVPSGEEQRYTCRVQHEGLPEPLTLRWEPPAQPTTLTVGIVAGVLGVLLILGAVVTVVRRRRHSSDRKGGRYASAAGGHRDQGSDDSLMAVKA; encoded by the exons ATGGGGTCCATGGCGCCTCGgaccctcctcctgctgctcgcGGGGGCCCTGGCCCTGACCGAGACCTGGGCGG GCTCCCACTCCTTGAGGTATTACAGCACCGCCATGTCCCGGCCTGGCCTGGGGGAGCCGCGCTTCATCGCCGTGGGCTACGTGGACGACACGCAGTTCGTGCGCTTCGACAGCGACGCCGAGAACCCGAGGATGGAGCCGCGGGCGCCGTGGATGCGGCAGGTGGAGCCGGGGTACTGGGACCGGAACACGCGGAATGCCAAGAGCAACGAGCAGACCTTCCGCGTGGGCCTGAACACCCTGCGCGGCTACTACAACCAGAGCGCGGCCG ggtctCACACCATCCAGGTGATGTATGGCTGCGAGGTCGGGGCGGATGGGCGCCTCCTCCGCGGGTACAGTCAGGAAGCCTACGACGGCGCCGACTACCTCGCCCTGAACGAGGACCTGCGCTCCTGGACCGCGGCGGACACGGCGGCGCAGATCTCCCGGCGCAAGCGGGAGGCGTCGGGTGCAGCTGAGCTCTTCAGGGCCTACGTGGAGGGGGAGTGCGTGGAGTGGCTGCGCAGACACCTGGAGATGGGGAAGGAGACGCTGCAGCGCACAG ACCCGCCCAAAGCCCACGTGACCCATCACCCCGCCTCTGACCGGGAGGCCACCCTgaggtgctgggccctgggcttctACCCCGCGGAGATCTCACTGACCTGGCAGCGGGATGGGGAGGACCAGACCCAGGACACGGAGCTCGTGGAGACCAGGCCTGGGGGCGACGGAAGCTTCCAGAAGTGGGCGGCTGTGGTGGTGCCTTCTGGGGAGGAGCAGAGATACACGTGCCGTGTGCAGCACGAGGGGCTGCCTGAGCCCCTCACCCTGAGATGGg aGCCTCCTGCTCAGCCCACCACGCTCACAGTGGGAATTGTTGCTGGAGTTCTTGGAGTTCTTCTGATCCTGGGAGCTGTGGTCACTGttgtgaggaggaggaggcacagctcag ATAGGAAAGGAGGGAGATACGCTTCGGCTGCAG
- the LOC133755761 gene encoding RLA class I histocompatibility antigen, alpha chain 11/11-like isoform X3: MGSMAPRTLLLLLAGALALTETWAGSHSLRYYSTAMSRPGLGEPRFIAVGYVDDTQFVRFDSDAENPRMEPRAPWMRQVEPGYWDRNTRNAKSNEQTFRVGLNTLRGYYNQSAAGSHTIQVMYGCEVGADGRLLRGYSQEAYDGADYLALNEDLRSWTAADTAAQISRRKREASGAAELFRAYVEGECVEWLRRHLEMGKETLQRTDPPKAHVTHHPASDREATLRCWALGFYPAEISLTWQRDGEDQTQDTELVETRPGGDGSFQKWAAVVVPSGEEQRYTCRVQHEGLPEPLTLRWEPPAQPTTLTVGIVAGVLGVLLILGAVVTVVRRRRHSSDRKGGRYASAAGGVGA; this comes from the exons ATGGGGTCCATGGCGCCTCGgaccctcctcctgctgctcgcGGGGGCCCTGGCCCTGACCGAGACCTGGGCGG GCTCCCACTCCTTGAGGTATTACAGCACCGCCATGTCCCGGCCTGGCCTGGGGGAGCCGCGCTTCATCGCCGTGGGCTACGTGGACGACACGCAGTTCGTGCGCTTCGACAGCGACGCCGAGAACCCGAGGATGGAGCCGCGGGCGCCGTGGATGCGGCAGGTGGAGCCGGGGTACTGGGACCGGAACACGCGGAATGCCAAGAGCAACGAGCAGACCTTCCGCGTGGGCCTGAACACCCTGCGCGGCTACTACAACCAGAGCGCGGCCG ggtctCACACCATCCAGGTGATGTATGGCTGCGAGGTCGGGGCGGATGGGCGCCTCCTCCGCGGGTACAGTCAGGAAGCCTACGACGGCGCCGACTACCTCGCCCTGAACGAGGACCTGCGCTCCTGGACCGCGGCGGACACGGCGGCGCAGATCTCCCGGCGCAAGCGGGAGGCGTCGGGTGCAGCTGAGCTCTTCAGGGCCTACGTGGAGGGGGAGTGCGTGGAGTGGCTGCGCAGACACCTGGAGATGGGGAAGGAGACGCTGCAGCGCACAG ACCCGCCCAAAGCCCACGTGACCCATCACCCCGCCTCTGACCGGGAGGCCACCCTgaggtgctgggccctgggcttctACCCCGCGGAGATCTCACTGACCTGGCAGCGGGATGGGGAGGACCAGACCCAGGACACGGAGCTCGTGGAGACCAGGCCTGGGGGCGACGGAAGCTTCCAGAAGTGGGCGGCTGTGGTGGTGCCTTCTGGGGAGGAGCAGAGATACACGTGCCGTGTGCAGCACGAGGGGCTGCCTGAGCCCCTCACCCTGAGATGGg aGCCTCCTGCTCAGCCCACCACGCTCACAGTGGGAATTGTTGCTGGAGTTCTTGGAGTTCTTCTGATCCTGGGAGCTGTGGTCACTGttgtgaggaggaggaggcacagctcag ATAGGAAAGGAGGGAGATACGCTTCGGCTGCAG GAGGTGTGGGTGCCTAA